Proteins from a genomic interval of Polaribacter sp. Q13:
- a CDS encoding Gfo/Idh/MocA family protein yields the protein MLKVGVLGAGHLGKIHLRLLQQSDKYNLVGFYDPSKENAKNVAEEFGYTSFDSVKELIHAVEVIDIVTPTLSHFDCAKLAIERGRHIFIEKPITKTVLEAEALKTLASQFHVLGQVGHVERFNPAFTAVKDKIENPMFIECHRLAEFNPRGTDVPVVLDLMIHDIDIILSVVKSQVKNVHASGVAVISDTPDIANARIEFENGCVANLTASRISMKNMRKSRFFQKDAYISVNFLSKESEVVRMKDVPANPDEFAMILQNAEGVKKQIYFENPEVENNNAILDELESFAHSIKNNTSPVVSLRQGTEALKVAQMIIDCF from the coding sequence ATGCTTAAAGTAGGAGTATTAGGTGCTGGCCACTTAGGAAAAATTCATTTACGATTATTACAACAATCAGACAAATACAACTTAGTTGGTTTTTACGATCCCTCTAAGGAAAACGCAAAAAATGTTGCCGAAGAATTTGGTTATACCTCTTTTGATTCTGTAAAGGAATTAATACATGCTGTTGAAGTTATAGATATTGTAACACCTACTTTATCTCATTTTGATTGCGCTAAATTAGCCATCGAAAGAGGACGTCATATTTTTATTGAGAAACCAATTACTAAAACCGTTTTAGAAGCAGAAGCTTTAAAAACATTGGCTAGTCAATTTCATGTTTTAGGACAAGTTGGGCATGTAGAACGCTTTAACCCGGCTTTTACAGCTGTTAAAGATAAAATAGAAAACCCAATGTTTATCGAATGCCATCGTTTGGCAGAATTTAACCCAAGAGGTACAGATGTACCTGTAGTGTTAGATTTGATGATTCATGATATTGATATTATTCTTTCTGTTGTAAAATCTCAAGTTAAAAATGTTCATGCAAGTGGTGTTGCTGTTATTTCTGATACTCCTGATATTGCAAATGCAAGAATTGAGTTTGAAAACGGTTGTGTCGCTAATTTAACTGCTAGTAGAATTTCTATGAAAAACATGCGTAAATCTCGCTTTTTTCAAAAGGATGCCTATATTTCTGTTAATTTTTTAAGCAAGGAATCTGAAGTTGTTAGAATGAAAGACGTCCCTGCAAATCCTGATGAGTTTGCAATGATTTTACAAAATGCTGAAGGTGTTAAAAAACAGATTTACTTTGAAAATCCTGAAGTAGAAAATAACAATGCTATTTTAGACGAATTAGAGTCTTTTGCGCATTCAATTAAAAACAACACATCTCCAGTAGTAAGTTTAAGACAAGGTACGGAAGCGCTAAAAGTAGCACAAATGATTATTGATTGTTTTTAA